Part of the Hirundo rustica isolate bHirRus1 chromosome 3, bHirRus1.pri.v3, whole genome shotgun sequence genome, AATGAAATATCAGAATAATGCTTCAAAACAGAACATAAGTATCACACAGACAGTCTATATCTTATCAACAGCATTGTACTCTAATAACTTCTttaatttcagcagcagcacaataTAAAGCATGGCATATTTCAAAGAGTTTTCCATATATTAATACTTTAAAtaattaagttttaaaaaaatcacaatccacctacaattttttttttcatgcatgcCATTAAACAGGGCAAACATACAAAAAATCTAACCAGAAATTACAAGATAGccagaagtaattttattgGATATTTTTACACTTCTGTCTTACATCTGACTGTCATATCCATTCATTAAAAGGTAACTCtcacaaaaagtgaaaaaaaaaaaaaaaaattaaagcaagaaaACATACAACATAAAAAAGCCTGCTACACAGAGATCAAAATTACATTAACTAAAAACCTACATTTTGAACTTGgcattttaaattctgaatatACTTGAGAAATACCCATAACTTTCTGTAAGTCTAcgaaacaaataattttctattaacTTAAACAACAGCTTCTGGGTACTCACTATATCACGTAGAAGCAAAAACACTTGATAAACAGTTCTGGTTAGGTCTGTTCTGATCAGGTCACCAACGCAAAATCCACAACTTTCCTTGAACCCTTATTTTTCTATACTTATTCCTTTCTATATTTATTTCCTGGGATGGAATCTCACCTAGAACATGAAGCGCGCTTCATTTTGAAATCACGGACGGTTAAGATTCTTGCTTTCCATCACGGTTTTGTGCATTTCACATCCTCCTCAGTCAGCAAAACCAGACAGAAGCTTTGCATACAAAGATAAGCTCGCAGGGACGATTACTTAAATGTTGAAGAACCACCTCAGAGCACTACATCTTGCCTGGCTCAGCAGGTCAGGAGTACAAGACTCTCCACCTGACTTCAAAGCTCTGGGGTATTTATTCTCCCACTGCTGGGCAAGTCGTGTGCTGTTCCAAAATCACTCTGGTCAAAAGTATTTCATTGGGATTCACACCTTTAACGCTCCCCGTTGCAAACTCTAACTATGAAAAGTTTCTCCCAACTTTAGATTCTTCTGTATGCAAGTTTCAtcataaaaggaaaagcagttattttaatacttttccatgtgattttttaaaattgtcgAAATCTAGCATAGCATCTCTTTTATGTGTGagattctgaatttttttttttttcttttaaagtttttacAAACTTACAGCTACGCACGAGAAACAGGCGATGGCATTTCTTCTTGGTATATCCACTTATCTAGAAGATGAGCCAGGCCTGGTCTACAAAATGAGTTCTGTGCCGTTTAATTTTGGCAGGTTTTGCCACCGTGCAAATTCTTGGGACAACAAACAACGTTGCATTGACAAGAAACAGGAAAGCATAGAATCACTCACCTGAACAGGTTATTTACAGGTAGAGCAAGTTTAACAtcatgaaaatactgaaaagttTGCTTCAAAAGGTGCTGCGCTCAACTCACTAatggaaaatgagaatttaCCATCAAAAATTGTCTTCTTTCTCATTTGATTATTTCAGAGAATTTGCTTCCCCTCTGTATTGTCTGGCAGcaacataataataataataaaaataataataataaaatcttacCTTGTGAGCAAAGGAACGTCTCTTAGGAGACTGATTTGGTTTAAGGACTAAGTGCAAGATTACATTAAGGGTAGCGACACACACAGAACAAACGCACAGCCACGTGAGGTGCGTTCCCAGCACGCTGAACCCGTCCAGGAAGAAGGCCGGGAGCACTGCGGCCAGGACGACGGACAGGGCGCAGAGCAGGTTGGCAGCCAGGAGCCGCCCGATTTCCGCCTCCCTCATGGTGTCCGGCCAGCGGCACCTGCAAGACACCGAGCCGCGCCCCGTCAGCGACACGCCGCAGCAGCGCCGCAGGGCAGCATCTCCCCGGAGTTCTGGGCACAGCCCGGGGGCGAAGGTGAGGATTTTGGGGCAGGGAATCTCCTTCGCTCACAACCACCAACCCGCGGCTCTTACCGCGGAGcgcgccgcgccgcccggcAGCGGaaggcggcggggcccggccgcgGCAGTTCCGGGGCGGCGCCGGAAGCGGCGGCGGCAGTGGAGGGGCCGCCATGGTGTGCGACAAGTGTGAGTACGGGGGTACCGGCGCTACggggggcccggcccggcccggccatgGCCGCGGGGATCTCGGGGTGCCCTCAGCGGAGCTGCAGCCTCGGGGCTCGGGCTGCTCAGGGCGGGCCGGGGGTGGCGGTTCCCGGCAGGGCCCTCCCTGTGTGAGCTGTCGTTGTCCCCTGTGTGAGCTGTCGTTGTCCCCGGTGTGAGCTGGCATTCTCCGCCTGTGGAGGGTGTTAATGCGCATAGTTTAAATGATTCTGTCCTGTATCAGCAATAGCGTGAGCAGCAGGGCCGGGGAAGGGATTGTCCCCCCGTACTCGGCACTGCTGAGGCCGCACCTCGAGTGCTGcgttcagttctgggcccctcactatAAAAAAGACATTGCGGTGGTGAAGTGGGTCCAtagaagggcagcagagctggtgaagggtctggagcacaaggtCTGATGAGGGGCGGCCGAGGGTGTTGGGGTTGTTTAGGCTGGAGAGGGGAGGCTCAGGGATGGCCTTATCGCCCTCTTCAGCTCCCTGgaaggagggtgtagccaggtggggatcggcctcttctcccaggcaaccagcaacaggatgagaggacatgGTCTTAAACGGGGCCAGGGGACTTCTAGGTTGGACatttggaagaatttcttcacagaaagggagATTAGATGTGGGcagaatgggctgcccagggaggcggtggagtcaccattcctgaaGGTGTTCaaggaaagcctggatgtggcgctcggtgccatggtctggttatcgtggtggtgtttggtcacaggttggacttgataatctcagagggcttttccaacctgattGACTTTGTGCTTCTGAGATATTTCCTTTGTAATGTAGGCGAGAAGAAGCTTGGAACGGTGATCACTCCTGATACGTGGAAAGATGGTGCAAGAAACACTACAGGTAACCTTGGCAAGCTTTAGCAGCTTGGTTTTGAGGTATTGTAAAGCCAGTTGGGCACCTGAGCTATGTTTTCATCTTAAGACCAAAACTTTATATTACTAATCAGGTTAAATATTAAATCATGTACTTTCCCTCCCATGCTGACTTAATGTATTGGGAATTTATTTGTCCAGGACTCTCCAGTATtgaatttttctggttttttttccttcttgcatgGGAGGACAATACTTAGAGTAATTAAACAGAGTATAAAGTGTTCTGTTACCCTGTCCCCTAATGCTgtgctgaatattttctttctctttgtgacTTTATTTGCATATGTGTGAAAgttataaatgaaattttttttaagtatactTGGAACGGGGAAGTTTATATAACAAAAAACATTGTtgctaaaaaataattataaatcaCTAACAATTTggttactgatttttttttttttttttagaaagcgGTGGTCgcaaattaaatgaaaacaaggcACTGACCTCAAAGAAGGCAAGGTTAGTACTTGACACTTATTTTGGCTAAGATCATCAGTTAGCAAACTAACTGAAGCCTGCTTCCTGCATACCTGGGCAACTACTCCAAACTTGTCCAAAATACacttaataaattaaaattgcagGGATTAAGGTATTTGATTAGCGGGTAAAAATATGTCCATACTTATTTCAAGGGTGCTTTCTGCTCAGTCATATAGTGTGGGCAAGTGTTTTACTGCAGTTCTCAGTGAAATTGCTAGATTTAATGCTTTTGTAGGAGAGAAGCCGAGAATACTTATTTTCTGTGCTAATATTGCCAGGATAATCTCTTGAGCAGTTCCTTCATGTCTGCGGGACTTTCTGTTTGCAAAGGGGAAAGATGCTGCTGGAAGGTGTTTTAAGTTCAAAGCCGTGTAGTATCttaataaacatttttagtTCTGCTTTCATGAAGTAGTTGTCTGTGATGGAAGAAAGGTCTCTTAATGGGGAAAGTGGGAGCTTTACTTTTTTGTGTAgcctattaaaaataattcttgtaTGTTCCTTTTCTAAATTATAGTTTTTGCTGGAGTTTCTGACTGTACCCTCTGGCTTAGGCTTTTTAGgacaaggcagaaaaaatactttgtttcaaggtgtataaataaaatacttttccttttcccaggttTGATCCTTATGGAAAGAACAAATTTGCAATATGTCGGATTTGTAAGAGTTCTGTCCATCAGCCAGGGTCCCACTATTGTCAAGGATGTGCCTATAAAAAAGGTGAGTTCCACTGAGTGCCAAACTACCCCAGTTTGGCTTGGAACAAGAGAGGAGGTACAAGACTTGAATTTGTATTTATGAAGAGAAGGCTAAGATGAGATATAATTGCTGTCTTCAATTACTGATAGGCAGGCACAGGGAACATGGAGTCAGACTCTTAGGTACACAGTAATAGAATAAGAGATAGTGTACACAGGTTAGAATGTGGAAAACCCTAATTACATACAAGGAAAGCAATTTTTCGGTCTGGGAATGATCAAATATTCTAGCAACAGGTACCACCAGAGGTTGTGGAATCTTTACAGGAGGTATTCAGAGCATGACTCAAGTCCTGAGCCAGCCTCATCCAAGTTGGCTGTTTTGAGTGGGGCAGGACTGGAGACTGAAGGAGAGGTTTTTAACCTTTGTCATTCTTAATTCTACTTCTTTTAGAATGTTTCTGGTATCTGAAGCAGAACATTTGGAAACTCTAAACTTAATCTTGGCAATTGCATTGAGAACTCTCATCTAACAAGTTTGAttttccttaattaaaaaaacccaggtcTTGCAAACTCAATTGCTTGTTGCAGTCCCTTTTCTGgtctcttccctcctctcccctttttATAATAGCTAAATCTAAAATTCCTGgatggaaaaaaagcattatgAAGTCAGTTACGTGATGTAGTGCCAGGGTGTTCTTACAACACATGAGGTGAACTGATTTTTAGATGTAGAGCTACAGCTAACCAGGAGTAAGCTTTGTTTATGAAATTAATTGTTCAGTAAATATGTGTGGTGTCACTGAGTCAGTGGTTTAACAGCCTGCTTTAGGAATGTTGCCTGCTGGGTCCTCCCCAGATGGCTGCCTGAACCCCATATGGCAGAACCTTCTGCTCTGTCTTAAATTTATGTCTGGTTTGGGTGGGCTTCAGGATTTGATCTTTATCTGTTTGTGTATCCTTCCAGGTTGAACCTGGTATCTTCATAAAATTGAGAACTTTTTAAGTGCTTTAGGTTCTAGCTCTAACCATCAAAGGTGTCATTGGGTATACTTCTTGAAGCAAATGCAGTCCTACAGCTCAGTGCTTCAGCTGTTGCATGTCTCTGAAATTGAGAGGCAATCTCAAGTTAATTAATCCTCGGTTTAGACTAAAGTTAATATTTAGTGGGCTGAATTTT contains:
- the CRIPT gene encoding cysteine-rich PDZ-binding protein, yielding MVCDKCEKKLGTVITPDTWKDGARNTTESGGRKLNENKALTSKKARFDPYGKNKFAICRICKSSVHQPGSHYCQGCAYKKGICSMCGKKVLDTKNYKQTSV